CATCACCATGGGGTCCTTGAAGTGCTTCAACCCTTTGAGATCCCAGACGATGATCTTCTCGAGCCGGGGAACTTTATCCCGGAAGCGCAGGGCCTTGTCCAACTGCTCTTCATTTTCGACAAAGTAGAAGCGGGATTCCGAATGGTCCACAACATACTGACATTGTTCCCAGCTATTCGTGGCGTACACTCCGACGGTCGTGCCCCCCGCATGCATCGTTCCCAGGTCGACGTAAACCCATTCCGGACAGTTTTCGCCGATGACCGAGACACACTCTCCATCTTGAATTCCCAGAGAAACCAGGGCCAGGCAAACTTCTTTTACCTTTTGGTGGTATTGGTTCCAGGTCACATCATGCCAGATGCCCAGTTTCTTGTAACGAAGGGCCACCTGGTTTCCCGACAACTGGATACGGGACTGAAACATCTCGGGGACAGTTTTACCTTCGGCAATTCTTCCTACTTCCATAGACAAACCCCTTTCCTCACTTTACTTTCAGCTCTTGGCCGAGGATCCAGCAGGAATACTCCTAGCCTTTTTGTCTTCCGCTACTTAAGGGGCCCTTTAAATTTCCTTTCCCGGGGACTGAATTGGATGGTGAAATTTTCAAAGACAATTTCGATAAATCCTTGGTCGTTCAAAAAAAGTTTCTTTCCTTTGGGTAAGCGGAAATGTTTCGTCACCCACTGCCCGGGGGAGATGGGGTAACCCGCGGTTTCGATGTCCTTGTAAATCTTGGGTTCCTGGTAGGCCCGGATGGCTTTGACCTTTAAGACCTCAGAGCTGGCTCTTTCGTTCTTGATTTTTACCTTGAGGGAAGATATCTGAATCGAATTTTTTCTTAATTTGCCAGGCCCTGATACCTGAATTTCCAATTTGAGGGTATAAGGGCCTTCGCGGATTATTTTCGTCTCGGCAATAGAGAAGGCTTGAAGATCGGAGGAAAAGCTGATCTGCAAAAGGAAAAGGAGCCCTAAGGCAAAAAAGGCATTTTTTAGGAGTCGAACCATGATTTCTCCCTTGATAAGACATCGGTCTTCATCGGTGGTCAACCTCCCGGGTATGAATGGATTATGGAAAATTATCGGCAAATGTCAAGCAGGATTTTTCTTATTTTCCAGATCCGGGCCAAGGGAAGCGAGCAGATTCTTGCATCCTTTAAGGTGAAGATGAGGCTGCTCGATGGTAAGCACAGTATCCGGGGGAACGCTTTGGGTAATCCAAACATTTCCTCCAATGACCGACCTGGCGCCGATGACCGTGGGGCCGAGGATTGTAGCATTGGAATAAATGGTAACGTCGTCCTCTATGGTTGGATGGCGTTTGACCCCGCGGATCAGGTTTCCTTGAAAATCCGTAGGAAAACTGAGTGCCCCCAAAGTTACTCCTTGATAAATCTTTACCCGGTCTCCGATTTCGGTGGTTTCTCCAATCACCACTCCGGTCCCATGATCGATGAAAAAATATTTTCCGATTTTTGCTCCCGGGTGGATGTCGATGCCTGCGGCCCCATGGGCGTATTCGGTCATAATGCGCGGAAGCAAAGGGACCTCCTGAATGTGAAGCTCATGGGCCATGCGGTAAACCATAACGGCCAGGATGCAGGGATAGCTGAAGATGATCTCGTCCAAGCTTTTAGCGGCTGGATCTCCGTCGTAAGCAGCCTGCACGTCTCCAGCCAGAGTTTTCCGCAGGGCAGGTATTTTCTTCAAGAAGTCCAGGGCTTCCTTTTGGCCACGTTCTAAGCAATGCGTGCAAGGATTATCGAGGCGTCGGCATTCATGGCGGATCGACCGGGCGATCTGAGTGGCCAATTTTTCGAAAAGGCGGTTGACCACGTTGCCGATATGGTAAGACAGAGAAAAGGCGTGAATTTCCTGTTGGCGGAAATAACCGGGGAAAAGAATATCCTTGAGTTCTTCAAGAATCTCGATCACGGATTCTTTCGAGGGAATCATGATAGTGTCGTAATGGGCAATGGCGCGTTCTTTGGTGCAGCTCTCCACGATTTCACCGATCACCTGGGGGAGCTGGCTGCGGTATTTCTGCGTGAATTCAATGTCTACCTGGCATTGATCACCCATTAGGGGAACCTTTTCTTCCATGATTAAACGCTTCTCCTTTTCCTTCTTTCCTCGAGTCTGCAGGACGGTTTAAGCTTCTCTTCCTTGACCTTTGAACCCTTCCTTTAACTCAGCTCTTCACCGGTAGTTTTTCGATAGGGGCGCATTTGAAAAAGGATGAGGAAGAGTAATCCCGATACCGCAACGATCGTTCCGGAGGCTGGCCAGTCAAGATAGAAGGCCATAATCAGTCCAGCAAGGGCTGAAATCCCGGCCAGTGACGCTGAAACCACCAGGGCTTCTTTGAAGCTTCTGGCCACCTGGAGAGCTGCGGCTGCCGGAATGACCAGGAGGGCGGAAACCAATAAAATCCCCACCACTTTCATTCCCAAGACCACGGTCACCGCTGTCAGCATAGCCATTAATGAATCCAGGCGGCGGACCCGCACCCCCGAGACTTTGGCCGATTCGGAATCAAAAGTGATATAAACAAATTCTTGATAAAAAAGGGCTATGGTAAATAATACAACCAGAGCCAGGATAAGGGCAACCCACACCTCTTCCGGGTCAATGGCCAGGACGCTCCCGAAGAGGTAACCGAAAAGATCCACGTTGAAACTGCCAGCCAGGCTGACCAGGATGATTCCCAGAGCCATTCCCAGACTGCTGATGATCCCAATGGCCGTATCCCCATGAAGCCCGGCCCGTTCTTTCAATTTCAGAATTCCCAGGGCCGAAACGACCGCAACTCCCAGGGCTACTAAAATCGGAGAAAGGTATAAAAAAAGGCCCAGGGCTACACCTCCGAAAGTAACGTGGGCCAGGCCGTGTCCAATCATTGCATCCCGCCTGAGGACCAGGAATACTCCGAGGATGGCGCAGGTGAGAGAAATCAAAAACCCGGCCAGCAAGGCCCTTTGCATGAAAGCGTATGCCAAAAAGTTTTCCATCTATACCCTCAATGGTGATGGCAGATAAGATGATGTTCGCCGTGCAGAAGTTCTTGGACCATCTGGGAGCTGCAAAATTCTTCGTGGGTCCCATGGAAAAACAGGCGCTGGTTAAGGCAAGCGACCTTGTTCGCGTGCTTGGTGATGATTCCAAAATCATGGGTGATGAGGACAATTGTCAAGCCTTCCTTACGGTTAAGTTCGGCGAGCATGTCGTAAAAACGGGTCT
This Deltaproteobacteria bacterium DNA region includes the following protein-coding sequences:
- the epsC gene encoding serine O-acetyltransferase EpsC gives rise to the protein MEEKVPLMGDQCQVDIEFTQKYRSQLPQVIGEIVESCTKERAIAHYDTIMIPSKESVIEILEELKDILFPGYFRQQEIHAFSLSYHIGNVVNRLFEKLATQIARSIRHECRRLDNPCTHCLERGQKEALDFLKKIPALRKTLAGDVQAAYDGDPAAKSLDEIIFSYPCILAVMVYRMAHELHIQEVPLLPRIMTEYAHGAAGIDIHPGAKIGKYFFIDHGTGVVIGETTEIGDRVKIYQGVTLGALSFPTDFQGNLIRGVKRHPTIEDDVTIYSNATILGPTVIGARSVIGGNVWITQSVPPDTVLTIEQPHLHLKGCKNLLASLGPDLENKKNPA
- a CDS encoding metal ABC transporter permease, with translation MENFLAYAFMQRALLAGFLISLTCAILGVFLVLRRDAMIGHGLAHVTFGGVALGLFLYLSPILVALGVAVVSALGILKLKERAGLHGDTAIGIISSLGMALGIILVSLAGSFNVDLFGYLFGSVLAIDPEEVWVALILALVVLFTIALFYQEFVYITFDSESAKVSGVRVRRLDSLMAMLTAVTVVLGMKVVGILLVSALLVIPAAAALQVARSFKEALVVSASLAGISALAGLIMAFYLDWPASGTIVAVSGLLFLILFQMRPYRKTTGEELS